The Arcanobacterium pinnipediorum genome includes the window CATCGTAGCGGAAGAATCGGTAAGCGCGCGCGCAATACCGAAGTCCATCACTTTAACTTTGCCGTCATGGGTGAGCATAATATTGCCCGGCTTAATATCGCGATGTACGATGCCTTCGCGGTGTGAATACTCCAACGCAGACAAAATGCCGATCGATATTTGGACTGCTTCGTTAATCGGTAGCGCGTCCCCGTTTTTTAACAGCTCTGATACGGTACGGCCTTTGACGTATTCCATAACGATATATGGCAACGATATGTCTTGGCCCGTATCGTTAGGGACTCGTTCTTCGCCGGTATCGTAGACAGCTACGATGGATGGATGATTTAGCCCGGCAGCACTTTGCGCTTCGCGCCGGAAACGTGCAACAAACGTCTGATCTGTAATCAGGTCTGATCGCAAGATTTTAATGGCAACAGTTCGGGATAGTCGAGTGTCATATCCAAGGTGAACTTGGGCCATGCCGCCACGGCCGATGAGCTCTCCGACTTCGTAGCGCCCACCCAACATACGTGGGATGTTTATCATTCTCGAGTTCCTTCCTGGATCACTTAACTGTTTTCCAGTCTGCCTTATCTTGATAGTGAAGTGTGTAATTGTTCGATTGCGATTTAGTCACGATTGAGTGCCGCCTCGAAGATCTGCCGTGCTATCGGGGCTGCGATCTGTGAACCGCTGCCACCTTCTTCAACCACGACCGCCAGTGCAATACGTGGATTCTCAGTAGCGTCAAACCCAACAAACCATGCATGATCTCCGCCGTCATGCCCGGTCTCTGCGGTGCCAGTTTTACCTGCGATTTGCACATTGCCGAGCGCTGCTTTGGTTCCGGTTCCGCCGTTAACTACTCCGATCATCATAGAACGTAGAATCTGTGCCGTTTGGGGTTTGATGGGAGTGGAGTATTGGGTGGGTTGTGTTTCAGATAGTAGCGCAAGATCGGCGGTGAGGGTCTGGGCAACCACGAAGGGTTTCATCATCACTCCGTTGTTTGCAACTGCTGCACCAACCATCGCCATGTTTAACGGAGATACTTCTACATCGCGCTGGCCGAAGGAGTCCATGGCGAGGGTGGCTGAATCTGCGGGGAATGGGAACTTTGAGGCGACCACTTGGAGTGGGATCGTGAAATCTTGATTGAAACCGAAATCGGTTGCCATGTCGATGAGATTTTGGCTTCCGACTTTGACGCCTCCGATCGCAAATGGCGTGTTGCACGATTCGGCAAAAGCTGTTGCCAGTAGGACGTTTCCAGAGCCATCGCCGCAGGGTTGTTCATAGGCGTTAAATATTTCGTGTGTTGTTCCGGGCGGACTGTAGGAAAATGGTGCTTCGACGATCGAATCGGCGTCTAAGCCGAGAGTTTCGATCATTGCCGCGGCGGTTATGATTTTGAAGACGGAGCCGGGTGGGTATAGTTTTCCGCCTAGTGCCCGGTTCGCTAGGGGGCGTTGTTCGTCGTTGCTGAGGGTGGTCCAGGTTTCGGTTGCTACTGCAGAATCGCGGGTAGCTACGAAGTTTGGATCATAGGAGGGTTTTGATACTAGGGCTAAAATCTTGCCGGTGGCGGGTTCAATTGCTACTACTGCGCCACGGTGGTCGCCTAGGGCTTGCCAGGCGGCTTGTTGAACTACTGGATCGATGGTGAGGGCGACGGCGCCGCCTTTGGGTTGTTTTCCGGTGATGAGTTGTTCGATACGTTGGGTAAATAGTGCTGAATCCGAGCCGCCTAGTACTGAGTTTTCTTCACGTTCGAGGCCGGTCATGGAGTTGAATGTTGTGGAAAAGTATCCGGTTAGTGGCGCGTAGAGTTCACCTTGGTGGTAGGTGCGTAGGTATTTGTATTCATCGTCGTAGGGTTCAGAGGTTACGATTGGTTGCCCGGCTACGATGATTGGCCCGCGGTCGGTGCCGTATTCGCGCCATAGTGTGCGTACGTTGCGGGTATCGGCGTTGAGTTCGGGAGCTTTGAAGAATTGGATGTAGGTTACGGCTACCATCAGTGTCACAAACATGACGATGGTAATTGCGGTGAGTTTTCGGATCGCTAAGTTCATGCCTTCTCCTCTTCTGTGATGCGAGGAACAGCAGTTGTTTCCATTTGATCGTCGGGTGAAGGTGACGAATTATGTGTGGTGACGACGACGCCGGTGGCGGTTTCGTCGTCGGTGGCGGTTTCGTCGTCGTTGATGAGTTTCGCGGGAAGTTCGCCGGTTGAAATCGTCGAAAGTGGTGTGGCGGGGGCGGTGAACGGGCGACGGGCCGAATCGGACATGCGTAACAGAATGCCGATAATAATAAAGTTTGTCAGTAGCGCGGAGCCGCCTTTTGCTAGGAACGGCATGGCTAAGCCGGTTAGTGGGATGACTCGGGTGATTCCGCCAACAACGACGAAGCATTGCAAAGCTATTGTGAATCCGAGGCCGGCGGCGAATAGTTTGCCGAAGCCGTCGCGGAGCGCAACACCTATTTTCATTGCTCTGGTGACGATGATGACGTAGAGGGATAGGATGCCGAGCAGGCCTACTAGGCCGAGTTCTTCGCCGAGGGAGGCGATAATGAAATCAGAGTTGGCGGCGAATGAATTCGCGGGGCTGCCTTGGCCTAGCCCGGTACCGAA containing:
- a CDS encoding peptidoglycan D,D-transpeptidase FtsI family protein, translating into MNLAIRKLTAITIVMFVTLMVAVTYIQFFKAPELNADTRNVRTLWREYGTDRGPIIVAGQPIVTSEPYDDEYKYLRTYHQGELYAPLTGYFSTTFNSMTGLEREENSVLGGSDSALFTQRIEQLITGKQPKGGAVALTIDPVVQQAAWQALGDHRGAVVAIEPATGKILALVSKPSYDPNFVATRDSAVATETWTTLSNDEQRPLANRALGGKLYPPGSVFKIITAAAMIETLGLDADSIVEAPFSYSPPGTTHEIFNAYEQPCGDGSGNVLLATAFAESCNTPFAIGGVKVGSQNLIDMATDFGFNQDFTIPLQVVASKFPFPADSATLAMDSFGQRDVEVSPLNMAMVGAAVANNGVMMKPFVVAQTLTADLALLSETQPTQYSTPIKPQTAQILRSMMIGVVNGGTGTKAALGNVQIAGKTGTAETGHDGGDHAWFVGFDATENPRIALAVVVEEGGSGSQIAAPIARQIFEAALNRD